The genomic interval ATTCCACTGGTGGGTGGaagggtgtgattatgttaaataTTTACCTGCAAGGCCTAGGCTTATCTCCAAGGTGGGGATTTAAACACCAAGCCCTTTAAGCAGGCCCACCCTTCCTGGAGAATCCACACCCTGGACTTAATTCTTGGGAGAGAAAAGTCCCTGCTTAAAATCACAAAGCTGGCTCCACTtgatcctcctcttcttctctgaTGGCATTAGGGGTGCTGTAGATTTAGATTAGAGTCCAAAAAGATTACCTAGAGGTAGAATGAAAGCAGATTGGAGGGGGTGAGCGCACTAACAGCTTTAGAATTTCTACTATTGGGAAGGGCTGATTTGGGGGCACAGTCTGATTGGTTGGAGTGGGCACAATGCTAAGGGACTTGTGTCTTTTATCCATATGAAAGTTCAAGGTGGGGTGGGCAGCTGATGGATaggctggaggagggagagacCTGTCACCTGTCAGTAGGCTGTTGGAGTAATGCAGGTGAGAGATACCCAAGACTAAACTAAGAGATACCCAAGACTTTACTAAGGTAAAGGTGGTAGAGAAGGAACTTGAAAGATTTACTGGACAAGCAGAGGGAGAAGTAATGGAGAGAAGAATGGGTGATGCCAGGTTTCTGGTAGGGTGACTTGGTACATGGTGGTGCTGCTCACTGATACAAGGTAAGAGAAGGGAGATGATGTATTATCAGGTATGGGACAGCCAGAACTGAATGCAGGCTGCTGATTTCAAATCTTAAGCTCGTTTATTTGTTCACTAATCTTTATTTGACCACCTGCTGACACCAGGCACTATGCCACCTGCCTTTCCTACAtgatctctctcctccaccccacccagatttctctctcattttatagatCAGGACACTGAAGTTGGGAGAGATTAGTTACTTGCCCCGAGGAATATACAGCAGCGCTATCGTTCTTTCTAGGTTTAGGTTGCACTGCCAGGGACCTGTGAGGCTGTCCGGGGTGCAGGGCTGTCAGGGGAGTTGCTGAGGGATTTGGGGGCATCCTCAGTCTCAGTCTGGTGGTGTGATGTGGATGCGGACCAAGGGTGGGAATGCACCGTCTGCCTGTGTTGGGCTGTGTGGCTCTGTGGAGCTCTGTGTAGTCAGCTGGGGTCTGGGTGCCCCCGGGTGTGAAGGAATAGGGGGGCGGAGTCTGCTGACCTTGCTGCATGGCTGGGCTGGACTTTGGCCACCCTAAAGCGCTTAGGCCACTGATTATAGCTCTGAGGGATTAGGGTAGGTCTGGGTCTCTGCTCAGGCCCCAGACACTGCTAAGGCTTCTGGGGACAGAGGCTTCTGGCAGGAGGAGTAGTCATGGGGTCCATATCTTCTCGTCCTACAGAAAGCCTAGGGATGGGCAGATCCTGAAAGAACTGAAGGATACTAAATGTTGGCTCTTCAACCTGCTGCTCCCAGCAGTCCTGGAAACTGTCCAGCTCTTTAGCTCTGGCTTTCTCTTTGTCTAAACTGGGTCCCCACTGCTAAAAGGCAGGAGCAATCGGGGGGCAGATTGAGGGATCTTCCCTCAATGACCCTCTGTGCCTCCCTGGACCTACTCTATCTGGTTAACTGGGAGAGACTGGGCCTGTTTGGGGCATCATGAGAATGATCAGTGCGCCCAGGGTTTGGGGCTCTCTTGGGGTCCCTGCAGCACCCTGATTCGGGGCTCCTCCTCTAGGGCGAGTGCGGCTGCAGAAAGGGGCATCTCTCCAGATCGAGGGCCTCCGGGTGGAAGACCAGGGCTGGTACGAGTGCCGCGTGCTATTCCTGGACCAGCACAGCCCTGAGGACGATTCTGCTAATGGCTCCTGGGTGCACCTCACAGTCAATTGTATGAAGCTGGGCACAGGATGATGGGACCTCTGGCTGGttgtggggaggagaggatggcagTTCCACTGCTCCACCCTGCTGACACCCTTATTTGCTCTCACTATTTGCATTCTACCCCTCCtatccccacccctgccctttcCATTCTTCAAATCTAAATTCAGTCTATCTTCTAGGCTCTCTGTTAGgaacttcctcttccctcctcttccctgctcCTGCCTCCCTGTCCACGACAGAGTAATGGGTAAGGGGGTGGAGGCTCTTGGGCCCTGAAGGAAACACAGATCACATAtatactgcctttttttttttttttcaaaacagcttTTAATCTAATACCACATGAATTCTTTCTCAACCTTAAGAAGGAAGAGGGTCataatcattcccattttatagatgaggagatgGGGGTGCAGGGAGCCTGGGTCATGCCACTGATTGGGGCACAGCAGAGTCGATAGCCCTGACCTCGTGACTCCCAGAACACTGCTCTTCTGGAGAGCCTCGCTCTCCCTTGGCTCTGAGCACACTGCCTGTTCTCAGCCCCAGTTGCCAACTCTGCAAGCCAGTTTTGGGATGGGCTGGTGCCATCCGCACTTGGTCCTGGGTGCTGCAGATAGGGTGGACCTGGGCTGAGGACTGCAGGCCTGATCTGTCTCCCTGCCTTTGGGCTGCTCTCCCCTCTAGCAGCCCCTGATGCCTCTTTCTTTGCAGCGCCCCCTCAATTCCTGGAGACACCTCCGCAGGTGCTGGAAGTTCAGGAACTGGAGCCCTTGACCTTGCGTTGTGTGGCCCATGGCAGCCCCCAGCCGCATGTGACTTGGAAGCTCGGAGGACAGGTCCttggccacggccagggccagatgcaggTGAATCCTGTTGCTGGGCAGAGTGGACCAGATAGAGTGTGAGGGGCAGGTGGAGGCCCGGGATCGGGGTTGGGGAAAGGGCTGGCGATGTCCTGTCTGAGAGGGGCTTTGCGTTGGTTCCTGATCCTGGGGTGCTGCCTCCTTCTGCTGGCCAGCCTTGGAAGTGCAGGGTCTGAGGCCTTCCGGAGGGGGCCTTCCCCCTCTACTCCTACCCTAGGTGCAGAATGGGACGCTATGGATCCGGCGGGTGGAGCGAGGCAGCTCTGGAATCTACACCTGCCAGGCCTCCAGCACTGAGGGCAGCACCACCCACTCCACCCAGCTGCTTGTGCTAGGTGCTCTCggtggggagggctggggacTGGGGCGTCTGTGTGAGGCCTGGCTTGTGGCTGGGATTGTACGTGGCTGGAGCTTGGAGGACAGGGGCCAGGGAGAGTGAGGGAGCTCCAATACAggctgtttctctaaaatcagctTCTTAAATTGTAAAAGGGTCAGTAAACAAAGAGACATTTAGTGCACAGTGATGAAGCTTAAGTGGAAAGAGCATGGGTGCTGGGGTTAGAGCGTGAGCTCTGTGATCCCCTTgctctctggttccccatctctaTAAAGAGATGCATATCTACTGCCTCAAATTctaggattctttttttcttttaagttttttatttttttctttacagggacagagagggggggatagatagggacagacagacaggaacgggaagagatgagaagcatcaattatcagtttttcgttgcgatactttagttgttcattgattgctttctcatatgtgccttgaccatgggccttcagcagaccgagtaaccccttgcttgtgtcagcgaccttgggtctaagctggtgagcattttttattttgctcaagcccgatgagcccgcgctcaagctggcaacctcggggtcttgaacctgggtcctcggcatcccagtccaacgctctatccactgcaccactgcctggtcaggccaaattctAGGATTTTGATAAGAATTTATTAGTGATGAGCACATAGTAATTATTGGCCAAAAGGCAGTATTGAATAATGGTTAAGGGCAAAGTCTGTGGGGTTGGGAAGGCCTGAATGCGAATCTTACCTTCTCCACTGACCTTGGGCAACTCACCTCACAACCTTTCTGCCTGTGAGCCTTTATTTCTTCATGTAGGAAGCAGAGACAGTAATTCCTACCACAAAGGCTcttaggattaaatgagatgatgcagTGCAGTGCTTAGCAGGGCACCTGGCCTGCCTTTTACTGACAACTCATGTGGTAGGAgcccagagaagggagagagcagtgcAGCAGTAGAAGTTAGAGCTGGGGCTCTGGGGCTCGGCCAGGCTTCAGGAACAGCTTTCTAGGCTGGGGGTTCAGAGAGCGAAGGCCTGGGGACAGAAGGGAGCCTGGTATAGAGCAGAGCGAGCTGTCCACACTGACCTGACAGAGATGCTCATAAGGGTGGACCTGTGAAAAGATAGTTGGCCAGGCAGGGAGGGGTTGGATCAGGAGGGCTGGGTCAAGAAGTTTGAACTTCATGTGGTAGGAGACAGCAGCTTTTGTGGATTCTTGAGCAGGAGTGTTTTGTGGCCAAAGAATCAATGGCCATTCAGTGCATGGATGGCCATTAAAGTAGGAGAGGTGGCGGAGCCTGGGTTCAGGGATCACTACAGCATCTGGGGGCAAGGTACTAGGTACCTGGGTtaggggaggagacagaggtgATTTAAGTTAGGGCAGATGAGGGGCATGGAGGGTAAATTAGTGGAGAGTTAGACCTGAAACCCCTTTCCAGCACACACGCACAAAGAGTTTCTAGGCAGGAGAAACTGGGTGAAGAAGTGTTCCAGAGGGCAGATCCAAGAACAGTAGAAGTGAGTTCAGGTTTTTGGGAAGACTGTAGGCTGAGGCCTCTCCTTCCCCTTGTATTCCCCCAACAGGACCCCCAGTCATCACGGTGCCCCCCAAGAACAGGACGGTCAATGCCTCCCGGGATATTTCCTTGGCCTGCCAGGCTGAGGCATACCCTGCTAACCTCACCTACAGTTGGTTCCAGGACAGCGTCAATGTCTTCCACATTAGGTGGGGTTCtggaggatgggggtggggaactGGTGGTGGGCAGTGTTCGAAGAGCCTCTTAGCTGAGCAAGGCCTGGACCCCTCCCGGCATATGCCATATTACAGCCGCCTGCAGTCACGAGTGCGGATCCTGGTGGACGGGAGCCTGTGGCTGCAAGCTGTCCAGCCTGATGATGCTGGCTGCTACACCTGTGTGCCCAGCAACGGCTTACGACGCCCACCCTCAGCCTCTGCCTACCTCACGGTGCTCTGTAAGCCTGACACCCGCTCTCCTCAAAGCCTGCTTCCCTCCCCTGGGCCAGGCCAAGCTCCTCTTGCATAATTTGCCACTGTTTCTCCCCAAGACCCAGCCCAGGTAACAGTGATGCCTCCTGAGACACCTCTGCCCATAGGCATGCGTGGGGTGATTCGATGCCCAGTTCGTGCCAACCCCCCACTGCTCTTTGTCAGCTGGATGAAGGATGGGCAGGCCCTGCAGCTGGACAAGGTACAGGCatggggcaggggaaggaaggTCTCAGCTTTTTTTCTTCTAGTGAAGACAGCTGGGGTGGAGTTAGTTTAGTTTAATCTAATCCACTGACTGAAACATTCACTTATCACCAGGTACTGTGCAGGTTGTTGCATAGGGAACAGCGACAAAGAGACTTCCACACTTAAGGAGGGCACAGcctagaagggggggggggagaataagAGAGACACTTTTCTGGAATGCCAGGGATAGAGGAGGTGCCTTCTTGATAGGGACTGGTCAAGGATAGATCAGCTACAGCCTGGGACTTTGTTGATAGACCTTGAAGGGTAGGCCATACAGAAACCGGGGCCCAGAGGGAGAAAACAGTATAGTGCATTTATGACAAAGTGAGTCATCCATCTTGGTGGGAGTACCTGTGTGGATGTGAATGGTGCAGAGAAAGCTGGAAAGACAGGCTGATGCCAAAAGAAACTCTGGATACCAAGTTAATATTACCTCATCCCACGGAGATTGGGATCTTTTGTCTGCAAAGACTATAAATTCCTTTGAATTCTAGTGTCCCTAGGGCTTCTGCAATAACAGCACTCAGTACAGTTTTGTTgcactgtttaaaaaaatgtctaaaggCAGTTGGAGGCAGTGAAGTTGCTTGAGCAATGGTGTGATAGCATCGTAGCTATAGCGGGAGTTGAATTTGTTGgatgagacagagggagagagggttcAGGGCTGGTGAGGGGTCCAGATGAAAGGTTTATGTATCCTGaattagagaggagaacatggagaTGGATGGGCCTCATGTCTAGACAAACAAGCCTTCCTAGAAGGACAGACCTGGTGAGTGTGTAGAtgggggagtgagggagggaaaagaaggagTTAGCTGTTAGCAAGGACAGCGGGGCTTTTAACACAGAAGTAGGGAAGCCAGGAAAAGGATCTGATTTGGGGTAGGGGACACTGACTTTAGGCACGGAGTGCTGGGAAAACAAAGAGATGAGGTCCCAGCAGGCAGGGGCCCCCCACAGTTCAGCTGCAGCAGGTGCCGTTCCCACTGTATTCCCTGCAGTTGTGCAGTCGTAGTTTTCACACCCATTCGGAGTGGCCCCTCTCTGGGAAAGGGAGATGGAGGACTGGAACGCAGAGAGGGCAGGTCTCAAGGTGGAACTGTGGTGTCCTCTCCACAGTTGTGGGCTTCTTGGACCATCTCCTCCCTGGTGGCCTTTCTCCATCTCAGTCTTACCTCTGCTGACTTTATCTCTTTGtcatctcctcttccctccaGTTCCCTGGCTGGTCCCAGGGCCCAGAAGGCTCACTGGTCATTGCCCTGGGGAATGAGGACGCTCTGGGAGAATACTCCTGCACCCCCTACAACAGTCTTGGCACTGCAGGGCCCTCCCCAGTGACCCACGTGCTGCTGAAGGTGAGGCTCGGTGAGCCAGCAGCAATGGGTCAGGTGGCTGACAGTGCACCCCGTGTGAACACTTGGCTGgtagaggtgtgtgtggggggcttcCAAGTCTGGGTTTTCTATGGTGGTCACAGCAGGAGCTGTCAGATGCCATTCcagttttttcttttgcagcGATGGTGCTAGGAAGATGGGACAGCAGTCACACAGCACATCCATAGTCAGATACTCTTTCCACCCCACCTGGactaaccatttttttaaaatttttttaaaatttattcattttagagaggggagagagagagagagagagagggaaagagaaagagagagagagagagagaaagaaagggagaaagggggaaggagaggagcaggaagcatcaggtcccatatgtgccttgaccaggcaggcctagGTTTTGatccaatgacctcagcattccaggtcaatgctttaaccactgcccactacaggtcaggccactcaCCAGCCTCGACCATGCCACCTCCCTCTCTGGaggtgttttttctctctctctctctcttttttttttaaattaagtgagagatggggaggcagggaggcagagagacagactcctgcatgtgccccaaccgggatccacccagcaagcccactagggggcgatgctctgcccatcttggggctgctgctctgttgcttggacagagctatttcagtgcctgagctggaggccatggagccatcctcagtgcctgaggccaaattgctagaaccattcgagccatggctgtggtaggggaaaagagagagagacagacagacagacagacataagggggctggggggagaagcagatgggtgcttctcctgtgtgtcctgactagaatcgaacctgggtcttccacatactgggccgacactctattgctgagccaactggccaggacctggagGTGTTCTGTAGGGACCTGTACACTTCCATAGAGATCTCTTAGTCCCCCAGTCTTCTCTGTCCTAACAGGGAACAAAGACATGGAgctagagagagagtgagagatgagaCTGAGCTGTGGGACTGGGAGTCCCAAAAAGGGGACAGCTGTGTGAGAGAGGCCCTTCCCAATGCCAGCTCTGGCTTGCAGGCACCCCCAGCTTTTCTAGAACGGCCCAAAGAAGAGTATTTCCAAGAAGTAGGGCGGGAGCTACTCATCCCCTGCTCTGCCCAAGGAGACCCTCCTCCTACCGTCTCTTGGGCCAAGGTAAGGCTCCTGAGCCCGCTTTGCCTGTACTCTGCTCAGCACACCCCTGCCTCTCCATGCCCCTGGCCCTTCTATGGGAAGCTGGatgtgggaagggaagggttccagaggtaggggtgggggaggctggagGTGCCTGGAGAAATAAGCGGCGCCCTTGGTGAGGGGTGGCTGCATGTGTCCTCAGGGCTGACCAGTGGTTCTGTAGGTGGGCCGGGGGCTGCAGGTCCAGGTCCAGGTGGACAGCAACAGTAGCCTCATCCTACGACCTTTGACTAAGGAAGCCCATGGGCGCTGGGAGTGCACCGCCAGCAATGCTGTAGCCCAAGTGTCTACCTCCACGAATGTCTACGTGCTGGGTTAGTGGCTTCATAGCCATCTGGGGGCTGCAGGAAACCATCCGggacaggagatggggaaccaatTTTGGAAGCTCAGATGGGGATGGTGGGTGGAAGACCCCTGGGAAGATGGGTGTAGGGCAGAGGCTCTGGGCTCCTCTTTGTCACATTCCCTTTGGGCCCCAAATaatccctccctccattccccccATCCAGGCACCAGTCCCCATGTTGTCACCAATGTATCTGTGGTACCTTTGCCCAAGGGTGCCAATGTCTCCTGGGAGCCTGGCTTTGATGGTGGCTATCTGCAGAGATTCAGCGTCTGGTATACCCCATTGTGAGTGACCCGCAGGCCACTCTGCTCTTCTCCACCCTGCTACTCTCTGGCCCTCTGCCTTTCCTCCCAGTCCTCTATCCCAGTCCTCCAACTGGGCTGCCTGATTTACAGAGAATCTTGGTGACCCTGGATagctgaggggagggggagaggtcaGCTCTCTGGGCTCCAAGCTTTCTGGTCTTCCTAGTTGATGTGGTTCCCCATTTCCTCATGTCCTCCAGGGCCAAGCGTCCTGACCGAGCCCACCATGATTGGGTGTCCCTGGCAGTGCCCGTGGGGGCTGCTCACCTCTTTGTGCCGAGGCTGCAGCCCTACACCCAGTACCAGTTCAGTGTCCTAGCTCAGAACAAGCTGGGGAGTGGGCCCTTCAGCGAGATCGTCCTGTCTGCCCCTGAAGGTGAGAGACCTCTCACCCCAGAGCAGCAGACAAGGATGGGGAAGGGATGGCAGGAAaagcctggctgtgggaggatctAGGGGGGCGGAGGCAGAGGTGCTGGGCAGCTTGGGGCCCAGACAAATTTGTGGAGGATGATCCAGGCTTGTCTTTAGGGGCTCTGGGATAATGGTTGGGCACTGGGGGTCGTGGGAAACCAGGGGAAGTGGGGGAGAGCCCTGGAAATTCTATTTCCTCTATGCCTGTCTGTCCCATTCAGGACTTCCTACCACACCAGCTGCCCCCAGACTTCCTGTGACAGAGATGCTACCTCCCTTGTCCCCTCCTCGAGGTCTGGTGGCACTGAGGACACCCCGTGGGGTACTACTGCATTGGGATCCCCCAGAACTGGTCCCTCAGAGACTGGATGGCTATATCCTAGAGGGCCGACAAGGCTCCCAGGGCTGGGAAGTGCTGGACCAGGCTGTGGCAGGCACAGAAATGCAGCTGCTGGTGCCTGGCCTCATTAAGGTTAGTGTGGGCAGTGGGCACAGGGAGTTCTGTGGCTCTCTAGGCCCCAGCTCCATTTCCCAAACCTGATCTCACCCAGATTTGACCATCTTCCTGGCTTCTACTTCACCCTGACCTCCCAACTTCTGGGTCTTTTGAATGGGGCTGGGGTTGGTGGTCAGGTTGGGCACTGACCTCCTTCCTGGACCTCCTGCCCCCAGGATGTTCTCTATGAGTTTCGCCTTGTGGCCTTGGCCGGTGGCTATGTCAGCAGTCCCAGCAACTCGGCCAACGTCTCCACTTCCGGTGAGAATGGAGGGCTGGCTGAGGCTGGG from Saccopteryx leptura isolate mSacLep1 chromosome 2, mSacLep1_pri_phased_curated, whole genome shotgun sequence carries:
- the IGSF9 gene encoding protein turtle homolog A isoform X1; its protein translation is MVWCLSLAILSLIISQGADGRGKSEVISVVGRAGESAVLGCDLLPPAGRPPLHVIEWLRFGFLLPIFIQFGLYSPRVDPDYIGRVRLQKGASLQIEGLRVEDQGWYECRVLFLDQHSPEDDSANGSWVHLTVNSPPQFLETPPQVLEVQELEPLTLRCVAHGSPQPHVTWKLGGQVLGHGQGQMQVQNGTLWIRRVERGSSGIYTCQASSTEGSTTHSTQLLVLGPPVITVPPKNRTVNASRDISLACQAEAYPANLTYSWFQDSVNVFHISRLQSRVRILVDGSLWLQAVQPDDAGCYTCVPSNGLRRPPSASAYLTVLYPAQVTVMPPETPLPIGMRGVIRCPVRANPPLLFVSWMKDGQALQLDKFPGWSQGPEGSLVIALGNEDALGEYSCTPYNSLGTAGPSPVTHVLLKAPPAFLERPKEEYFQEVGRELLIPCSAQGDPPPTVSWAKVGRGLQVQVQVDSNSSLILRPLTKEAHGRWECTASNAVAQVSTSTNVYVLGTSPHVVTNVSVVPLPKGANVSWEPGFDGGYLQRFSVWYTPLAKRPDRAHHDWVSLAVPVGAAHLFVPRLQPYTQYQFSVLAQNKLGSGPFSEIVLSAPEGLPTTPAAPRLPVTEMLPPLSPPRGLVALRTPRGVLLHWDPPELVPQRLDGYILEGRQGSQGWEVLDQAVAGTEMQLLVPGLIKDVLYEFRLVALAGGYVSSPSNSANVSTSGLEVYPSRTQLPGLLPQPVLAGVLGGLCFLGVAILVSILAACLTSRHRAAHHHRKRLRQDSPLLFSPPRLSAPLSAPGSGSPDSMAKMKLQASPAPSLRQSLFCGEPTGSTSCLPDPPPSRGPLPLEPICRGPDGRFVVGPNVGTPQEMSGLEWAEAQTPAQRQAKSYDCSNSSPSGLPQPLCIVDISPVGPSPAATPSPLPRSVPLLQYLSLPFFREMNVDGDWPPFEEPGSAPPPDYTDIQPCPTSSVLQPLDSPTGSPRAVLPGAAVRAAAAPEAPYTALADWTLRERLLSSLLPAAPRGSLTSQSSGRGSASFLRPPSTAPSAGGSYLSPAPGDTSSWASGPERWPRREHVVTVSKRRNTSVDENYEWDSEFPGDMELLETLYLGLAGPQSQPEAEPELGAKTPEAGCPLSTAHAPGPEARCAALREEFLAFRRRRDATKARLPAYRQPFPHTEQATLL
- the IGSF9 gene encoding protein turtle homolog A isoform X2, with the translated sequence MVWCLSLAILSLIISQGADGRGKSEVISVVGRAGESAVLGCDLLPPAGRPPLHVIEWLRFGFLLPIFIQFGLYSPRVDPDYIGRVRLQKGASLQIEGLRVEDQGWYECRVLFLDQHSPEDDSANGSWVHLTVNSPPQFLETPPQVLEVQELEPLTLRCVAHGSPQPHVTWKLGGQVLGHGQGQMQVQNGTLWIRRVERGSSGIYTCQASSTEGSTTHSTQLLVLGPPVITVPPKNRTVNASRDISLACQAEAYPANLTYSWFQDSVNVFHISRLQSRVRILVDGSLWLQAVQPDDAGCYTCVPSNGLRRPPSASAYLTVLYPAQVTVMPPETPLPIGMRGVIRCPVRANPPLLFVSWMKDGQALQLDKFPGWSQGPEGSLVIALGNEDALGEYSCTPYNSLGTAGPSPVTHVLLKAPPAFLERPKEEYFQEVGRELLIPCSAQGDPPPTVSWAKVGRGLQVQVQVDSNSSLILRPLTKEAHGRWECTASNAVAQVSTSTNVYVLGTSPHVVTNVSVVPLPKGANVSWEPGFDGGYLQRFSVWYTPLAKRPDRAHHDWVSLAVPVGAAHLFVPRLQPYTQYQFSVLAQNKLGSGPFSEIVLSAPEGLVALRTPRGVLLHWDPPELVPQRLDGYILEGRQGSQGWEVLDQAVAGTEMQLLVPGLIKDVLYEFRLVALAGGYVSSPSNSANVSTSGLEVYPSRTQLPGLLPQPVLAGVLGGLCFLGVAILVSILAACLTSRHRAAHHHRKRLRQDSPLLFSPPRLSAPLSAPGSGSPDSMAKMKLQASPAPSLRQSLFCGEPTGSTSCLPDPPPSRGPLPLEPICRGPDGRFVVGPNVGTPQEMSGLEWAEAQTPAQRQAKSYDCSNSSPSGLPQPLCIVDISPVGPSPAATPSPLPRSVPLLQYLSLPFFREMNVDGDWPPFEEPGSAPPPDYTDIQPCPTSSVLQPLDSPTGSPRAVLPGAAVRAAAAPEAPYTALADWTLRERLLSSLLPAAPRGSLTSQSSGRGSASFLRPPSTAPSAGGSYLSPAPGDTSSWASGPERWPRREHVVTVSKRRNTSVDENYEWDSEFPGDMELLETLYLGLAGPQSQPEAEPELGAKTPEAGCPLSTAHAPGPEARCAALREEFLAFRRRRDATKARLPAYRQPFPHTEQATLL